One Lytechinus pictus isolate F3 Inbred chromosome 12, Lp3.0, whole genome shotgun sequence genomic region harbors:
- the LOC129272282 gene encoding bridging integrator 3-like, whose amino-acid sequence MSWNFFSRFTGASPKKTVLTREEEKDFETEVNKIEVLDEATKRLYKDMRKCIEAMTSLSKHQCRVAHNLAASPILNTESDLNSLEGISASISKIDELTHELNLSATRTMVEPMKKFSGIFPGIYVALKKREQILQEYSRCQSKLEKYQDKERTGPNLAKLEQSKKTLEAAKEEYEKVHQELMDGMPNFFEARINYFQPCFEALIKAQVQYYTECFKIYVEIAASLEHDETVQSDDDFEEELHAKLNDIRALSIVVDD is encoded by the exons ATGAGCTG GAACTTTTTCAGTAGATTTACTGGGGCTTCTCCAAAGAAGACTGTGCTAACTAGAGAG GAGGAAAAGGATTTTGAAACTGAAGTGAATAAAATTGAAGT GTTGGATGAAGCCACCAAACGCTTGTACAAGGATATGCGAAAGTGTATTGAAGCGATGACCTCGCTGTCTAAGCACCAGTGTCGAGTGGCTCACAACCTAGCTGCTAGTCCCATCCTCAACACAGAATCCGACCTCAACTCCTTGGAGGGCATCAGTGCTTCCATCAGCAAGATAGATGAACTCACACATGAACTG AACCTCAGTGCTACTAGAACCATGGTCGAGCCCATGAAGAAGTTTAGTGGGATCTTTCCGGGGATCTACGTAGCCCTGAAGAAGCGGGAACAGATCCTCCAGGAGTACAGTCGGTGCCAGAGCAAGTTGGAGAAGTACCAGGACAAGGAGAGGACCGGTCCTAACCTTGCCAAATTAGAACAG AGTAAAAAGACCCTGGAAGCAGCTAAAGAGGAATATGAGAAGGTCCATCAGGAACTCATGGATGGGATGCCAAATTTCTTTGAAGCCAGGATAAATTACTTTCAGCCATGTTTTGAGGCTCTTATCAAAGCCCAG gtccagtACTACACGGAATGCTTCAAGATATACGTCGAGATCGCAGCGTCGTTGGAGCACGACGAGACAGTACAGAGCGATGATGACTTTGAAGAGGAGCTTCATGCCAAGCTAAATGATATAAGAGCTCTATCCATCGTTGTCGATGACTAA
- the LOC129273053 gene encoding 2-aminoethanethiol dioxygenase-like codes for MASLQKLSRQARDIFRLFFKDRNMNKDHLKALQETMSNIRASDLNIDASRAVIEQKRLPPNPAAFETAAGGDSPHRAPVGYMHIFEDGVMTMGVFIIRDGCRIPLHNHPGMYGLLKVLYGDISVRTFNTITEDWTKFPMPKFEGFPENEPPRKHLLVPTRLGTDQRFTPSSEAVLLTPREGNYHSLESVGGPAAFLDILSPPYDPVIGRDCYYFKELKSLESFSDSDPDWLMSISQPPDFWCDEVEYPGPEVLIPS; via the coding sequence ATGGCATCCCTACAAAAATTATCACGACAAGCTAGAGACATATTTCGCCTGTTTTTCAAGGACAGAAATATGAACAAAGATCATCTGAAAGCTCTACAAGAAACAATGTCAAACATTCGAGCTTCTGATCTGAACATCGACGCCAGCCGAGCTGTGATAGAACAAAAGAGACTGCCACCAAATCCAGCTGCTTTTGAGACGGCAGCTGGGGGAGACTCTCCCCACCGCGCCCCGGTAGGATACATGCACATCTTCGAGGATGGTGTTATGACAATGGGCGTGTTCATCATACGGGATGGGTGTCGCATCCCTCTGCATAACCATCCCGGAATGTATGGCCTCCTCAAAGTGCTCTATGGTGATATTTCCGTAAGGACATTCAACACCATCACCGAGGACTGGACTAAATTTCCAATGCCCAAGTTTGAAGGCTTTCCGGAAAACGAGCCTCCGAGAAAGCATTTGTTGGTTCCTACCCGACTGGGAACCGATCAGCGCTTCACACCATCTTCGGAAGCGGTGCTGCTAACCCCAAGAGAAGGGAACTACCACAGCTTAGAATCAGTGGGTGGACCTGCAGCCTTTCTAGACATACTTTCACCTCCCTACGACCCGGTCATTGGAAGAGACTGCTACTATTTCAAAGAATTAAAATCTTTGGAATCCTTTTCAGACTCTGATCCTGATTGGTTGATGTCTATCTCTCAGCCTCCTGACTTCTGGTGTGATGAAGTAGAATATCCTGGACCAGAAGTATTGATACCATCATGA